In Pseudomonas fluorescens, a genomic segment contains:
- a CDS encoding PQQ-dependent sugar dehydrogenase: MHKTRLALLIMVAGTLAACGESSTLKVSDGTGPSPQLPEPNKPLIPTVNIAPAIGWPDGMKPTAAAGTQVTAFAEGLDHPRWLYVLPNGDVLVAETNAPPKPDDAKGIRGWVMEKVMGRAGAGVPSPNRITLLRDADHDGVAETRTVFLENLNSPFGMTLVGNDLYVADSDKLLRFPYQPGETAITQAGTTVVDLPGGSINHHWTKNVVASKDGSKLYVSVGSNSNVGENGLEAEQGRAAIWEVDRASGQHRIFASGLRNPNGMAWEPQSGKLWTAVNERDEIGSDLVPDYITSVKDGAFYGWPFSYYGQHVDVRVTPQDPALVAKAIAPDYAVGPHTASLGLTFAEGSKLPAPFVNGAFIGQHGSWNRKPHSGYKVIFVPFEGGKPKGQPVDVLTGFLDKDENAMGRPVGVVIDQQGDLLVADDVGNKVWRVSAVK; encoded by the coding sequence ATGCATAAAACAAGACTCGCCCTACTGATCATGGTCGCAGGCACCCTCGCTGCCTGCGGAGAAAGCTCGACCTTGAAGGTATCGGATGGCACCGGCCCTTCGCCCCAACTGCCAGAGCCCAACAAGCCCCTGATCCCCACCGTGAATATCGCCCCAGCCATTGGCTGGCCTGATGGCATGAAGCCAACCGCCGCCGCGGGCACCCAAGTGACAGCGTTCGCCGAAGGCCTGGATCACCCTCGCTGGCTGTATGTGCTACCCAATGGCGATGTGTTGGTGGCCGAAACCAATGCGCCGCCCAAGCCGGATGACGCCAAGGGCATTCGCGGCTGGGTAATGGAAAAGGTCATGGGCCGCGCCGGTGCCGGCGTGCCCAGCCCGAACCGCATCACCTTGCTGCGCGATGCCGATCACGATGGCGTCGCCGAGACCCGCACGGTCTTCCTGGAGAATCTCAACTCGCCGTTCGGCATGACCCTGGTGGGCAACGACCTCTACGTGGCCGACTCAGACAAGCTGCTGCGCTTTCCCTATCAACCGGGCGAAACCGCAATCACGCAGGCCGGCACCACGGTGGTCGACCTGCCGGGCGGCAGCATCAACCACCACTGGACGAAAAACGTGGTAGCCAGCAAGGACGGCAGCAAGTTGTATGTGAGCGTCGGTTCCAACAGCAACGTCGGCGAGAACGGCCTGGAAGCGGAACAAGGTCGGGCGGCGATCTGGGAAGTCGATCGCGCCAGTGGCCAGCACCGGATTTTCGCTTCGGGCCTGCGCAACCCCAACGGCATGGCCTGGGAACCGCAGAGCGGCAAGCTGTGGACCGCGGTCAACGAGCGCGATGAGATCGGCAGCGACCTGGTGCCGGACTACATCACCTCGGTCAAGGATGGCGCGTTTTATGGCTGGCCATTCAGCTACTACGGGCAACATGTGGATGTGCGTGTCACACCACAGGACCCGGCCCTGGTCGCCAAGGCGATCGCGCCAGACTACGCCGTCGGCCCGCATACCGCTTCGCTGGGGCTGACCTTCGCCGAAGGCAGCAAATTACCTGCACCGTTCGTCAACGGCGCCTTTATCGGCCAGCACGGGTCATGGAACCGCAAGCCGCACAGTGGCTACAAGGTGATCTTTGTGCCGTTCGAAGGTGGCAAACCCAAGGGGCAGCCAGTGGACGTGCTGACCGGGTTCCTCGACAAGGATGAGAACGCTATGGGCCGGCCGGTGGGTGTGGTGATCGATCAGCAGGGGGACCTGCTGGTGGCGGATGATGTGGGGAATAAGGTGTGGCGGGTGTCTGCAGTTAAGTAA